A window of Psychroflexus sp. ALD_RP9 contains these coding sequences:
- a CDS encoding tRNA-(ms[2]io[6]A)-hydroxylase: protein MLGLKLPTDPRWANIAEKNISEILIDHAYCEQKAASTAISLIVSFPEYEDLVTEMTALVQEEMSHFKLVHDLLKERNIELGRDRKDEYVNQILRFFPKGGSRTDQLIHRLLYAALIEARSCERFRLLSEELQDEKLRKFYRKLMISEANHYTMFLNFARKYGDREIVDQKWQDLLSFEAEVVKSFEKGTGVHG, encoded by the coding sequence ATTTTAGGATTAAAATTACCAACAGACCCAAGATGGGCAAATATTGCTGAAAAAAATATTTCTGAAATACTGATAGATCATGCTTATTGCGAGCAAAAAGCGGCTTCAACTGCTATTTCATTAATTGTAAGTTTCCCTGAATATGAAGATTTAGTGACTGAAATGACAGCCTTAGTACAAGAAGAAATGAGCCATTTTAAGCTTGTGCATGACTTGTTGAAAGAGCGTAATATTGAGTTAGGTCGCGATAGAAAAGACGAGTATGTAAACCAAATACTTCGTTTCTTTCCTAAAGGTGGCAGCAGAACTGACCAATTGATACACCGATTATTATATGCCGCTTTAATTGAAGCAAGAAGTTGTGAGCGTTTTAGATTACTTTCTGAAGAACTTCAGGACGAAAAATTACGTAAGTTTTATCGAAAATTAATGATTAGTGAGGCCAACCATTATACGATGTTTTTAAATTTTGCCAGAAAATATGGAGATCGTGAAATTGTTGATCAAAAATGGCAAGACTTATTAAGTTTTGAAGCTGAAGTTGTGAAAAGTTTTGAAAAAGGCACTGGTGTTCACGGTTAA
- a CDS encoding DNA polymerase III subunit gamma/tau: MEHFVVSARKYRPQNFEDVVGQKAISNTLLNAIKNDHLAQALLFTGPRGVGKTSCARILAKTINQQELDADVNEIEESDFSFNVFELDAASNNSVDDIRNLTDQVRIPPQTGKYKVYIIDEVHMLSQAAFNAFLKTLEEPPKHAIFILATTEKHKIIPTILSRCQIFDFKRITVTDIKEHLKKIAQKEGVSAEDDALHIIAQKADGAMRDALSTYDRVVSYCGKNLTRQAVTENLNVLDYETYFEVADLLLHNQIADVLIKFNHILAKGFDGQHFISGLASHFRDLMVCQNQKTIALLEVGELTKTRYFEQAQQTDLLFLQTALQLANQCDFDYKLSRNQRLHVEICLMQLASITSESNVDLKKKAEPQILNPTKVGTAERQVTSSIEVNEPQPEVITTEKSANQKSVKTSTDTTQSKPNNSTQKEVESSSIKATTQSALNSSKTKIEEAKPSGLSLKAIKHKKALKAEKERLDSNKKERLSKFSQEDLERSWKAFSKVVKNKGQKILATSIGMCKPIAKDNLICIEVPNDTMKAEILQQQGDLMSFLKDELDNTTLDLKIDVVYKNEKENAKYLYTDREKYDKLVKSYPSLDTLRRTFDLDLQS; the protein is encoded by the coding sequence ATGGAACATTTTGTTGTATCTGCTCGAAAATATCGCCCTCAAAACTTTGAAGATGTCGTTGGCCAAAAAGCCATAAGTAATACTTTACTCAACGCTATTAAAAACGACCATCTTGCTCAAGCCTTATTATTTACAGGTCCACGTGGCGTAGGTAAAACTTCATGTGCACGAATACTAGCAAAAACAATTAATCAGCAAGAGCTTGATGCTGATGTAAATGAAATAGAAGAATCTGATTTTAGTTTTAATGTTTTTGAACTTGATGCAGCATCAAATAATTCTGTAGACGATATCAGAAACTTGACAGACCAAGTTAGAATTCCACCACAAACAGGAAAATATAAAGTCTATATCATAGATGAAGTACACATGTTATCACAAGCGGCTTTTAATGCTTTTTTAAAAACATTAGAGGAGCCACCAAAACATGCCATTTTTATTCTTGCAACAACTGAAAAACACAAAATTATACCTACAATTTTATCACGTTGCCAAATATTTGACTTTAAAAGAATTACGGTAACTGATATTAAAGAACACCTCAAAAAAATCGCCCAAAAAGAAGGTGTTTCGGCTGAAGATGACGCGCTACACATCATCGCTCAAAAAGCTGATGGTGCCATGAGAGACGCACTTTCTACTTACGACCGTGTGGTTAGCTATTGTGGCAAGAATTTGACACGACAAGCAGTGACTGAAAATTTAAATGTTCTGGATTATGAAACCTATTTTGAAGTCGCAGATTTATTACTGCACAACCAAATTGCTGATGTTTTAATTAAATTCAACCATATTTTAGCTAAGGGTTTTGATGGACAGCATTTTATTAGTGGTTTAGCCAGCCATTTTAGAGATTTAATGGTGTGCCAAAACCAAAAAACAATTGCTTTGCTAGAAGTTGGCGAACTAACTAAAACACGCTATTTTGAGCAAGCACAACAAACAGACTTGCTTTTTTTGCAAACTGCTCTACAACTTGCAAACCAGTGCGATTTTGATTATAAACTAAGTCGAAATCAGCGCTTACATGTTGAAATTTGCTTGATGCAATTGGCCTCTATTACCTCTGAAAGTAATGTTGATTTAAAAAAAAAAGCTGAGCCACAAATCCTAAATCCAACAAAGGTAGGTACAGCAGAAAGACAAGTTACATCCTCTATTGAAGTTAACGAGCCGCAACCTGAAGTTATCACAACTGAAAAATCGGCAAATCAAAAAAGCGTAAAAACTTCAACTGATACTACACAATCAAAGCCAAATAATTCTACTCAGAAAGAAGTTGAAAGTTCTTCAATAAAAGCGACAACTCAGTCAGCCCTAAATTCCTCTAAAACTAAAATAGAAGAGGCAAAACCATCGGGTTTATCTTTAAAAGCAATTAAACATAAAAAAGCTCTCAAGGCAGAAAAAGAAAGGTTAGATTCAAATAAAAAAGAACGTTTATCTAAATTTTCTCAAGAAGATTTAGAACGTTCGTGGAAAGCCTTTTCGAAAGTTGTAAAAAATAAAGGTCAAAAAATTTTAGCAACCTCAATTGGCATGTGCAAACCAATTGCCAAAGATAATTTAATTTGCATTGAGGTACCTAACGATACGATGAAGGCCGAAATTTTACAGCAACAAGGCGACTTGATGAGCTTTTTAAAAGACGAACTCGATAACACAACTTTAGATTTAAAAATTGATGTGGTGTACAAAAATGAAAAAGAAAATGCTAAATATTTATACACCGATCGTGAAAAATATGATAAACTGGTTAAAAGCTACCCGAGTTTAGATACATTAAGACGAACATTTGATTTAGATTTACAATCATGA
- a CDS encoding endonuclease/exonuclease/phosphatase family protein yields the protein MQYIIIGNLALSLFAIIPYLKIDHWSIRFFDFPRVQFLSLNIFLLVVNLNFFRYESWFLVSFSMLALASLYQTIKIIKYNRIYPVEVKSTKQNIPEQEISILVSNVLMTNTSSHQLIKLIKKHQPDILICLETNKRWENELADATKAYQYQVKIPQENLYGMHLYSKLKLSNLNVRNLVENEVPSITCQLQLKSGQNIQFYGLHPKPPSPTENEASTERDAELLIVAKEVKNTKIPCIVCGDLNDVAWSKSTELFKKISGLLDSRIGRGRYSTFHAKYWMLRWPLDHFFHSAHFKLKKIKVLPSINSDHFPILTKLQYQSVAELVHEAPKFEPEDLDEANQTIKQVT from the coding sequence ATGCAATATATAATTATAGGTAACCTTGCATTAAGCCTATTTGCCATCATACCTTATCTTAAAATCGACCATTGGTCTATTCGTTTTTTCGATTTTCCAAGAGTTCAATTTTTAAGCCTAAATATTTTTTTACTAGTAGTTAATTTGAATTTCTTTCGATATGAAAGCTGGTTTCTGGTAAGCTTCTCGATGCTAGCCTTAGCAAGCCTCTACCAAACAATAAAAATTATAAAGTATAATCGTATTTATCCAGTTGAAGTAAAAAGCACAAAACAAAATATTCCTGAGCAAGAAATCAGCATTCTAGTTAGTAATGTGCTCATGACAAACACGTCAAGCCATCAATTAATCAAGTTAATAAAAAAACATCAGCCAGATATTTTAATTTGTCTTGAGACCAATAAACGCTGGGAAAACGAATTAGCAGATGCTACTAAAGCTTATCAATACCAAGTTAAAATTCCTCAAGAAAATTTATATGGAATGCATTTGTATTCTAAACTAAAACTTTCTAACCTCAACGTTAGAAATTTAGTTGAAAATGAAGTTCCATCAATTACATGTCAACTTCAGTTGAAATCTGGTCAGAATATTCAATTTTACGGCTTACATCCAAAACCTCCAAGCCCAACTGAAAACGAAGCGTCGACAGAGCGTGATGCAGAATTACTCATAGTGGCTAAAGAAGTTAAAAACACCAAAATCCCTTGTATTGTCTGTGGTGACCTGAATGATGTAGCTTGGTCTAAATCTACCGAACTGTTTAAAAAAATTAGCGGCTTACTCGATAGCCGAATTGGTCGTGGGCGCTATAGTACATTTCATGCTAAATACTGGATGTTAAGATGGCCATTAGATCACTTTTTTCATTCAGCCCATTTTAAACTTAAAAAGATTAAAGTTTTGCCAAGTATTAATTCAGACCACTTCCCTATTCTAACCAAACTTCAATACCAATCTGTCGCCGAGCTAGTTCACGAAGCGCCAAAATTTGAACCTGAAGATCTTGATGAAGCAAACCAAACCATCAAACAGGTTACCTAA
- a CDS encoding YqaE/Pmp3 family membrane protein, which yields MSIIRLIFAIILPPLGVFFTVGIKPAFWLNILLTVLGFVPGIVHAVWLIAKHDH from the coding sequence ATGAGTATAATAAGACTAATTTTTGCGATAATTTTACCACCATTAGGAGTGTTTTTTACCGTAGGTATTAAGCCTGCCTTCTGGCTAAATATATTGCTAACAGTTCTTGGTTTTGTTCCGGGCATTGTCCATGCTGTTTGGCTTATTGCAAAACACGATCACTAA
- a CDS encoding DUF2231 domain-containing protein produces the protein MQEIEFWRTAVYHPLSVHFPIVIIILATLFKLLSLFNDKFKSTTQILVGLALISTWIAYYTGSQADGEVSRTICDPTVLKNHENFALYLGYIISLIALIELNLNLKVLKISNKWQSNAVLIGLIISCVLLTYVGHLGAELVYNQAAGVNIPSEDCQEFE, from the coding sequence ATGCAAGAAATTGAATTTTGGCGAACGGCGGTTTATCATCCGCTTAGCGTTCATTTTCCTATTGTAATCATCATCTTAGCAACTTTATTTAAGTTGCTAAGTTTGTTTAATGATAAATTTAAATCGACAACACAAATTTTAGTCGGCTTGGCTTTGATAAGCACTTGGATTGCTTATTACACTGGATCACAAGCCGATGGCGAAGTTTCTAGAACAATCTGTGATCCTACAGTTTTAAAAAATCATGAAAACTTTGCATTGTATCTTGGTTATATAATTAGCCTAATAGCCCTAATTGAGTTAAATTTAAATCTAAAAGTTTTAAAAATTTCAAACAAATGGCAGTCTAATGCCGTTTTAATTGGTTTAATTATTAGCTGTGTATTATTAACTTATGTTGGCCACCTAGGCGCTGAACTTGTTTATAATCAAGCAGCTGGCGTTAATATTCCTAGCGAAGACTGCCAAGAATTTGAATAA
- a CDS encoding serine hydrolase domain-containing protein, protein MNINKTLLILLTLLPSFGFCQNLDAQVDKIYQVTDNAPGFSIFISKGEEILLEKQYGISNLDDDTPITNQTVFDVGSIAKQFTAFAILLLEEQGKLSIKEPAYQYINHLPRYQKGNPSIEQLLNQTSGIKEVDGIAGIADLTRNDLLTQSQMMNFITKTTSLNFKPGEYFQYTNSNYILLADIISKVSGKSFADFMQENVFEAFGMENTIKKTSTYTIIKNRAIGYIEDEGDFYKTHLHAFIYNGDGQVLTTARDMFKWHLGLQKVKNEYPELYKKMHTKAKLNNGNRIDYGLGVEFETHNNYQAQGFDGMILGGFVSKYLYFPELDMMFFTTQNTFDSDFEEQFFQLVDLYIPSNTFNNQTKNKEKDKKVKLSKKELKLYEGKYVFTGSDVETIKVNTIQLKNNELAVLTTDGEEITRLKPIGNHQFMFNDKRVIFDLESDKKSYKYYNSENELPWLFKEYNPTTYNENQLKEFEGHYFNADFQISKKIQLIDGKLFVFGRNGAWKNEIEPLYKDAFNYSSDLLSFTRDGNNKITTLKIMGILFEKK, encoded by the coding sequence ATGAACATCAACAAAACGCTACTAATTTTACTTACGCTGCTACCATCATTTGGATTTTGCCAAAATCTAGATGCACAAGTAGACAAGATTTATCAAGTAACAGATAACGCACCTGGTTTCTCTATTTTCATCTCTAAAGGTGAAGAAATCCTATTGGAAAAACAATATGGAATATCTAATTTGGATGACGACACACCCATTACAAACCAAACAGTTTTTGATGTTGGGTCAATCGCTAAACAATTTACGGCATTCGCCATACTATTGCTAGAAGAACAAGGCAAATTATCTATTAAAGAACCTGCTTATCAATACATCAATCATCTACCTCGCTACCAAAAAGGAAACCCAAGCATTGAGCAATTATTGAATCAGACAAGTGGCATCAAAGAAGTCGATGGCATTGCGGGAATTGCAGATTTAACTAGAAATGATTTACTTACCCAATCGCAAATGATGAATTTTATTACCAAAACAACATCATTAAATTTTAAACCTGGTGAGTACTTTCAATACACCAATTCAAACTATATTTTATTAGCTGATATTATATCCAAGGTTTCCGGAAAATCTTTTGCAGATTTTATGCAAGAAAATGTTTTCGAAGCATTCGGAATGGAAAATACCATAAAGAAAACTAGCACTTATACTATAATTAAAAACAGGGCAATAGGCTACATAGAAGATGAAGGCGATTTCTATAAAACACATCTACACGCCTTTATTTACAATGGAGACGGGCAAGTATTAACCACGGCAAGAGATATGTTTAAGTGGCATCTAGGTTTACAGAAAGTAAAAAACGAATACCCTGAGTTGTATAAAAAAATGCATACCAAAGCCAAGCTAAATAATGGTAATCGTATCGATTATGGTTTAGGCGTAGAATTTGAAACTCATAACAACTATCAAGCGCAAGGTTTTGATGGAATGATATTAGGCGGCTTTGTATCCAAGTATCTTTATTTTCCTGAATTAGATATGATGTTTTTCACTACACAAAATACATTTGATTCAGATTTTGAAGAACAGTTTTTTCAGTTAGTTGACCTATACATTCCGAGCAATACTTTCAATAATCAAACAAAAAATAAAGAAAAAGATAAAAAAGTAAAGCTTTCCAAAAAAGAGCTAAAGTTGTACGAAGGAAAGTATGTCTTTACGGGTAGCGATGTCGAAACCATCAAAGTAAACACCATACAACTTAAAAACAATGAACTTGCTGTACTTACAACTGATGGAGAAGAAATAACAAGATTAAAACCTATTGGAAATCATCAATTTATGTTTAATGATAAGCGCGTTATATTTGACTTAGAGTCTGATAAAAAAAGTTATAAATACTATAATTCTGAAAACGAATTACCTTGGCTATTTAAAGAATACAATCCTACTACTTACAACGAAAATCAGCTAAAAGAATTTGAAGGACACTACTTTAATGCAGATTTTCAAATCAGCAAAAAAATCCAACTTATAGATGGTAAACTTTTTGTTTTTGGTAGAAATGGTGCTTGGAAAAATGAAATAGAACCACTATACAAAGATGCTTTTAACTATTCATCAGACCTACTAAGCTTTACAAGAGATGGCAATAACAAGATAACTACTTTGAAAATTATGGGAATTTTATTTGAGAAAAAATAG